The genomic segment TTGGACCAAATGGTAGTGGAAAATCGCGTTTTTCCGAGACCTTAAATGCGGTTCTTCCAAACGCACGAATGCTAGGTACAGATCGGCTCGAACGTATGTCGGTGACTGGTCTTTCTAACTTCTTCGGAGACAACTTAAAAACTGGACTCCAAAAAAATCACTTCCAACATTTTCGCACAGCTGGTCGTCAAGGCTCAGGTATTGATACGTTTATCATACTCGAAGAACGACCCGACATTAGAGTTATTGTCGAAGCAACACTGAGTTCGCTTTTTGGTCGTGAAATCGTACTTGAATGGGACTCTGGAAATCTCGTTCCAAAAGCGCGGCTTGCTCGAACCGGTGCATATTATCGAATGGACCGAGATGAATGCCACGGCATTCGGGAACTCTTGGTCCTTCTCACTCATTTGCATAATGACGAACACCAGTTTCTGATTGTTGATGAGCCTGAACTAAACTTGCACCCGCAGTTCCAGTCTTTTTTTGTCCAAGAAGTTCGAAAGGTTGCAGGTACTCATGAACCCGGTACGAGCCGCAAGGGTATAATCCTAATAACACATTCGCCATTTATATTGGATCTCCGAAGCGTAGACGATATGCAGACCATTGTCTGCTTTTCTACGGACCACAGTCCTCCAAAATATATTGGCGCATTAGCGGAAGCGGAACGTGCCCGTTTCGCATCGCTTGTCCCGCGACTCAACGTTCATCACAAACAACTATTCTTTTCTGACAATCCAATTTTCGTGGAAGGAGTATTTGACGCCCAAATAATCGAAGCGATACAGGAACGCCGAAATACCTCCATCACCGCAGCGGGAAGCTGCCTTATTGACGTTGGAGGTTGTGAAGAAGTGACTAAATATGTCGAACTATGTCGCCACTACGGGAAAAACGCCTACTTTCTGTTCGACCTTGATAGTCTATTTTTAGGAAGTCTTCGACGGTGTATTCGCGAAGATGGAAGCATAGCGGAATTTCTTGCAAGCCTCGGTCTTGGGGCTGATTTTGCTGCCTATTGTGGCGCACTTGACCGCGAATTAACGGACGCAGTCAGAACTATCGAAGGTTCTGATAATGCTGTCGGTGTTATAGAGACGCTTCAAAATTACTTTCGGTCTATCACAGAAGATAACAAGAAACTGAAGCGTCAACGCGTAGCTGTTCTTATCGAAATGGCCGCTGATCGCGACGCAATTGTAGCACTTTTGACAGAGCCAGTTGTCGCCAGTATCGAAGGTCGGCTGAGTCAAATAAGGGCTGCGCTAAGGACAAAAAACATCTTTCTTCTAGGGGGTGGTGCGCTTGAGCATTATCTGCCCTCATACTCCGGAGAAAGATACGATCTCACCGACAGCGCAAAGAAAGTAGCTGTTATGGACGAGGTCGCGTTGCTTGCAAGTGGAGCTATAGATGACAACTTGGAAGATAGATATGGTGAACTATTCCAGTGCATAGCTGCATTGCCTGCCAAACCAGCAGTAGACACAGAAAGAGTGCTTCGTGCTTATGTCGGCGACTATATTCATGAACTCCAAGGGATTGTGGTCGGAAAAGCTAACTGGGATAAAGCTCAGATCGAAGCTCATTTCACTATGGCCCAATCTGGAATCGCCAAGCTGATAACTCTCGAAGAATTTGAGAGAAGAGGAGAGAGAGAGTTCAACGCTATCCTAAAAATCTCCGGCCCAAAAGAATTAAGAGTAGACATCTCACACGAAACAAATGCTGGCATGCATAGTTTTACATTCAGGAGCGAACCCGCAGCTGAGCCTGATGCTGCTCCAGGACCCGTAGCGGTGCGATGATGATCAGATAGGAGGCCACCTACAGTCTATTTCTGCTGGTCGTGGAAACGTAACGAACGTCAGTTTGGGGGGGCGTAAAACGGTCATCTGATTATTGGCGAACGAACTTCCACTTTGGGCCGTCAGTGAATGCATCCAAGGTAATTCTCACCAAACCGCTGCATTGCTGCTTCCGAGACCTGTTCGCTTGCGCTTTCGTCTACAAATAAGCCCCACGGGCAAACGTCGACCATAGCTGGATCGATGTCATCGCTCAGAAGCTGTTTGTTCCTAGCCAGGAAGGCATAGCGAATGCCCGCCCACATTTCGAAGCCGAGTTTGACTTCTTGGCTATCATAAATGCTGTCTCCCGGCGTATCGAGGACAACTTTTTTGGTTACATGGCCCAGTGTTTCCAGCAGAATCGTACTACACGTGTGGGCTACAAGGTCAGCGAGCTGAATGCCCAAGTGCTTTTTCGAGTCTTGCTCAAAATGAAAATTGCAGCGAGCGAGCTTGGCTTCTTTTGCGGCCAAATCAGCCGCTGATTTAGGCGATTTAAACAACCCTTCGTCAAAAAATACTTCGTGATCTTGCCCTTCAAGACTGGGGTGGGTCAGGGCGAGACTTAGCAATCTGAGTGCTGCAGGTCCCAGCCTATTGTCGCCATTTACAACGCATACGGCGACCTTGCAATGTCTGCCTACATAGTACTTCATGGCATCTCGTAGATCTCGAAGCCGGTTGTCTCCCGCCATCTTGGCCGAAGACTTGTATTCAAATTCTTTGGGATTGAATCGCCGCTCTCGGAAGACCGAACTAAGATAGCCCGACGGATCAGCTTCGCAGATCACAAAAGCAGCCAGCGAAAACCCAAAACGATGATGTTTGCTGTCGTCAAGGTAAAGGTATGCCATGTGGCTGTGATACGCGCGCTCGGCTTGCCGCAAAAGATTTTTCTCGCAGCAGATTGAATTCAGCATGCCAACGTCTGCTTTGCGGCAGCGTATCAGTAAGTCCATGACCTCTCAGGGCCGATTGTAACGTTACTTCATACCCATAGCTGTCAGGCGCGCCGCGGCACTGAAATCTGCGTTTAAAGATTCTGGCCCCGAACGTTCTGTAAGCTTACCGTGGTAGGCCAGTCGCAAATCGTAAAGCACAGCAAGTTCATCAATACCGTTGGGTACCATCTTTAGGAATGCATCGCCAATTTCAGGTGTATTGGTCCCGCTTGTACTTTCTTCCGCACTAGTTAATTGACCTGATAGATTGTTTGCTGGCCACGGAAGAGCAGAGACATCTGAAAGAATTAGGATTTCCATTTCGGTTGGCAGTTGAGCCAGAACGGCAAGGTCTTTGCTGACCCGATCAATTGCGTCGCCCAAAGCTTCAAGCTCAAGTTCCACAACAAACGTGAATTTGCTGCCTTCTAAGGTCGAAGTCGATTGTAGTTGAGGCCAGCGAGTCCTTTGCTCAAAGAATTCATGATCAATTGAAGCCGGATCAGCGTAAATGTACTGCTCAAAATCAATTCCAGCACCGACGTCAGCAAGCAAATTTGTTTCGAGGTTCCATCCCGCGAGGTAGTTTGCCTTCGACTTATGGGCATCTGTCTCAAACACAGATTGCTCTAGGGGAAGGATGCCGATTGGGAGTACCGCAGCTTCGGTTCCATAAATGGGTACACGAATTACAATCCCATCTCCATAGTCCCATCGATTTGATGCAATATAGGAAAAGAATGGATATGCTACTTGGTTCCGTTCTAAAGAATTTATCCAGGTTAAATGATCTTTGTGACTTATATACTTATGATCATCGTCAAGGCTTACGGCGTCCGATACTTCATCGAAGCGCTTTTTGATCTCGTTCGTCACATGGTCTGGTAGATTCGTAAACTCCCAATGCAGTTTAAGCGTTTGTAGTGGTTGCGATCCGACGGCAAGCCGCAAAGCCTGAAGTCGGTTTTGAGAAATACGTTGTTCCGCTGCAAACGCATCATTTGCGCTCTTAATCGCCCGAGAGCTGATATTGATCGCTAAACCAATTACGATCAATATCATAGCAACTTGCCCTGACTTTGTTAAAGCACGCTTGCCGGCTCCACGGTCCTCAGTTGTTTCATGGAGCATGCCCCAAGCTGACGAAAAAGCTGTCAGCGCCAAGCCAGCGTATGCTAAAATCTCTAGACTTAACAACATTGTAAAACGATACGCACATTTTCAATTTGATTGTGTTTTCTGACTTTACACTAAAATCAGGTTCGGGTGCGTAACTAATGGGAGGTATGGGGTACCTCGCAGCAATGAGATGTTCTGATCAACAGTGGGGCACGATTTTCCGGATCGACTCGAAATCCGAAAACCTGATTCAGGACGAGGTGAGGCTCATGTCCCTACAACTCAGACAGAATGTTGGGTTCCGTCTAAGCTATTGAGAATTATGAAGACAGGTTGATGCCAGCCCACCGTCTCGCAAAATCATATGCGCTGGTGAAACGTTATGTGCTTCCCGACAAGGGATCAGATGTCGAGATTGGCGACAGTCAAGGCATTGTCCTGAATGAACTCGCGGCGCGGATCGACTTCGTCGCCCATCAGTTTGGTGAAGATGTCGTCGGCGTCGTCCGCTTCCTTCACCTTGACCTGAAGAAGCGAGCGGACATTGGGATCCAGCGTCGTTTCCCAGAGCTGTTCCGGGTTCATCTCGCCAAGCCCCTTGTAGCGCTGCAGCGAAATGCCCTTTTGGCCAAAGGTGTAGACATGGTCCAGGAGCGCACGGGGGCCACGAATTTCGGTCGGGACATCCTTCCGCCGCAGGACGGCTGCCTTTCCATAGACCTCGTTGAGGTGCTCGGCGTGCGCCGCAAGACGGCGGGCATCGGCTGAATCGAGAAGCGCGGCGTCTATCGTGGCAGCTTCCTCGACGCCCCGGACCGTGCGCCTGAAAACGAGGCTGCCATCGTCCTGCGCCTCTCCGGTCCAGCCCCGCTCGAATTCGTCTGCAAGGATATCCATGCGCCGGGCAATATAGGCGGCAGCTTCCGCCGCCTTTTCGCGATCGTCCAGGATCTCCGCGGTCAGCGCACCGGCAATCGCAGCCTGTTCGACAACGTCGCGGTTGTATCGCGAATGAAGTCCGTCGAATATTTCGGCAATCTTGCGGGCGGTCTGGACGACATTCTGCAGGTCCTGCCCCATCCGGACCTCACCATTGGCGAGCGTCAGCGTTGTTTCGTCGAGCCCCTGCGCAATGAGGTAGTCCTCCAGCGCCTGCTGGTCTTTCAGATACTGCTCCGAATGACCCCGCTTCACTTTGTAAAGCGGTGGCTGCGCAATATAGACATAGCCGTTTTCGATCAGGTCAGGCATCTGCCGGAAGAAGAATGTCAAAAGAAGTGTTCGGATATGAGCACCGTCCACGTCCGCATCCGTCATGATGATGATTTTGTGGTAGCGCAGTTTCTCGATGTTGAACTCTTCTTTGCCGATACCGGTACCGAGCGCCGTGATAAGCGTTCCGATCTCGTTCGAAGACAGCATCTTGTCAAAGCGCGCGCGCTCCACATTGAGGATTTTGCCGCGCAGCGGCAGCACCGCCTGGTTTTCTCTGTGCCGGCCCTGTTTGGCCGAGCCGCCCGCGGAATCACCCTCCACCAGGAAGAGTTCGGCTTTGGATGCGTCCCGCTCCTGGCAATCGGCAAGCTTGCCCGGCAGGGAGGCGATATCGAGAGCGCCCTTGCGCCGTGTCAGTTCCCGTGCCTTGCGGGCGGCTTCACGGGCGGACGCGGCTTCGACAACCTTTGAAACGATGGCTTTTGCAGGCGCCGGATTTTCTTCCAGCCAGTCATTGAGGTTCTGCGAAATCAGGTTCTCCACGACGGGCCGGACTTCCGAGGAAACCAGCTTGTCCTTGGTCTGTGAGGAGAACTTCGGATCGGGCACTTTCACGGACAGAACACAGGTCAATCCCTCGCGGCAATCGTCACCGGAAAGCGAGACCTTTTCCTTTTTCATCAAACCCGTGGATTCCGCATAGCCGGTGACCTGCCGGGTCAGTGCGGCGCGGAAGCCCGCAAGGTGCGTTCCGCCGTCACGTTGCGGGATGTTGTTGGTAAAGCACAGGACGTGTTCATGATAGCTGTCGTTCCACCACATCGCCGCTTCAACGGTGATGCCGTCCTTTTCTGCCTTCATGGTGATCGGCTCTTCGATCAGCGGGTGCTTGGCGCGATCAAGGTAGCGCACAAAGGCTTCCAGCCCGCCCTCATAGAAGAGTTCCTCAACAACATCTTCAACACCGCGCTTGTCGGTCAGAATGATGCGTACGCCGGAATTGAGGAAGGCAAGTTCCCGCAAGCGGTGTTCCAGCGTGTTGAAATCGAACTCGGTCTTGCTGAAGGTCTCGGCAGACGGTTGGAACGTCACCTCCGTTCCCTTCTTGCCGTTTGCCGGGCCGACTACTTCCAGTGCACCTTGCGCTTCGCCATGCGCGAAGGTCATGAAGTGCTCTTTGTCGTCGCGCCAGATCCGCAGGTCGAGCCTGTTGGAGAGCGCGTTGACAACCGAGACACCCACACCGTGCAGACCGCCTGAAACCTTGTAGGAGTTCTGGTCGAACTTCCCGCCTGCATGAAGCTGCGTCATGATGACCTCGGCAGCCGAGACGCCTTCTTCAGGGTGCATGTCGGTCGGGATCCCGCGGCCATTGTCCGAAACCGTGACCGAACCGTCCGGGTTGAGCGTAACGGTCACGTGATCAGCATGTCCTGCAAGTGCCTCGTCGATCGCGTTGTCGACCACCTCGTAGACCATGTGATGCAGACCCGAGCCGTCATCGGTGTCTCCGATATACATGCCTGGCCGCTTGCGCACGGCATCGAGCCCCTTGAGCACCTTGATGGAGTCGGCTCCGTATTCGGTGCCGTTTTCAGTTTCCGGGGTCGGATTAGGCTCTGACGTGGACGTGTCGCTCATGCGAATCAATCACCAATCGTTTTGTCTTTTCTCATCCCGTTATACGGGGTTCACCGGTGCGTTCAACCGCAGGCGGGCTGTCGCGAAGCCAGCGAAGCGATTATGGTGGAAAACCATAAGATTCAGGCGGATTTAAGGGGTCTGAGGACCCCTGATCTGCCGGCTGGTGCCTGCTGAAATTTCAATGATCTCTGACGCCGGCGGCAAGGCCTCGAAAAGGGCCTCATCCGTTCCTGTCATGAACACCTGCCCGCCAAGTGAACTGAGCTTTGAAAAGAGGGCGGCCCGGCGGTTTGGATCGAGATGCGCGGCGACTTCGTCGAGCAGCAGGACAGGTGTCATGCCGCTCACTTTTGCCGTCAGCTCAGCGTGGGCAAGGATAAGCCCGATCAACAGCGCCTTTTGCTCGCCGGTCGATGATTGGGACGCCGGCATGTCTTTCGCAGCATGGCGCACCTTCAGGTCGCTCAGATGCGGCCCATTCAGCGTGCGTCCGGCAGCCCGGTCCCTGGCGCGCCCGTCAGACAGGAGTTGCCGATAGCGTTCTTCCCGATCTGCAGCGCTCAGGCCTGAGGTTTCGGTCTCGAAGGCACCTTCGAGCGTAAGCGCGGCGTGAGGGAACGGCAGCGACTGTGCTGCCTGGTCCTCTATTGTGCGCGACAAAAGCCCGACCGTTTCCTGGCGCGCGATCGAAACGGCCGTCCCGACGTCGGCAACCTGCTGTTCGAGCGCGCTTAGATAAGCATCCGCACCACCCTGATCCAGAAGCCGGTTGCGTTGCCTGAGGGCATTTTCGAAATCGGCGACCCGGCGGCCATGCGCAGGGTCAATCGCAAGGGTCAGGCGGTCCAGAAACCGGCGCCGGTCCGATCCGGAACCTGTGAACAGACCATCCATGGCCGGAACAAGCCAGAGGACGCGCATGTAGTCGAGAAGCGCATCGGAGCCGCGAACCTCCTGGCCGTCGATCCTCACCTTGCGGCCTGAGACGCCGGCAACGAGCCCCGTTCCGATTTTCGTCTCCAGCCCATCCAGGAGCACGGTAGCCGCAACGCTCCAGTTGCCGCTTCCGCCAGAACGGGCGGCATCTGCCAGAGCGGCGCGGCGAAGCCCGCGCCCTGCGGTCAGGAACGAGATGGCTTCGAGGATATTGGTCTTGCCGGCGCCGTTTGCACCGACAAAGGCAACCATGTTTGCCGCGATGGGCATGGTCAGTTGCGTGTAGTTGCGAAAATCGGTCAGAGACAGGCGCGTGAGTTGCGCTGTCCGGAATTCACTCATCGCGCAACGCCTGCCTTACTTGCCCCTCGCCATGGGATCAGACACGCATCGGCATCAGAACAAACAGGCAATCGTCGACCGTGTTGTCCTGGATGAGCGTTGGCGAGCCGGAATCTGCAAGCCGGAACAAAGCCGTATCACTGCTGAGCTGGTTTGCGATGTCGAGCAGATAGCGCGAGTTGAAGCCGATTTCGAGCGGGTCGGCGTCAAATTCAACGGCGAGTTCCTCGGTAGCGCTGCCCGAATCGGGATTGTTGACCGTGAGCACCATCCGTCCCTCATTAAGGGCTAGTTTGACGGCACGCCCACGCTCCGACGAAATCGTCGAGACGCGATCAACAGCTTCCTTGAACTCGTCGCGGTCAACACGCATTTCCTTGTCATTGCCCTGGGGGATAACCCGGCCATAGTCCGGAAACGTGCCATCGATCAGTTTGGAGGTAAGCACCACAGACCCGGTCGTGATCCGGATCTTCGTATCTGAGAGTTCAATCTGAACATTTGCTTCCGGGTCTTCCAGGAGTTTCTGGATTTCGCCGACCGTCTTTCTCGGTACGATGATGCCGGGCATTCCGGAGGCGCCTTGAGGCGCGGGGACCTCGGCCTGCGCAAGACGGTGCCCGTCGGTCGCGACCGCACGGAATTGCTGGCCGGACCCGGCATCGACCGTGTGAAGATAAATGCCGTTCAGATAATAGCGGGTCTCTTCTGTCGAGATGGCAAACTGCGTTGTATCGATGAGTTTGCGGATGTCGGCGGCAGACAGGCTGAAGCCGTGGCTGAAATCGCCTGCCGTAAGATCCGGAAAATCGGTTTCCGGCAGCATCTGGAGCGTGAATTTCGAGCGGCCCGCGCGGATCTCCAGGGTCGAATTGTCTCCGGTCGTCTCGAGCACAACCTGGGAGCCTTCCGGCAGTTTGCGCACAATGTCGTAAAACATGTGTGCCGGCACCGTGGTCGCGCCCGGCATTTCGATCATCGCCGGGACGGTTTCAACGATTTCCAGGTCGAGGTCGGTTGCCTTCAGGTTGATTGCGCTGCCATCGGCGCGCAGCAAAACGTTTGACAGGATGGGAATTGTATTCCGCCGCTCGACCACCCGGTGAACGTGGGTCAAGGACTTGAGTAGGTCGGTCCGCTCGAGGGTCGCTTTCATACGCTTCTTCCATACTCGTGGGGGGCCAGGTCGCGATTCCTGACCGGCTTGGACATTTGGGCTCCCATCGGGAGCGGGGGAAGACACTGCCCTTAACCGGCGTCAAAAGCAAGGGGGCGTCCGGTGTGAACGCCCCCAATCTTGATTGAAAATCGTGCAATTCTGGCGTTATGCGTCCAGCATGCGTTTGAGCAGTTCAAGCTCCTGCGCAAGGGCGTAATCAGCGCGTGCCATTTCTTCAATTTTCCGCACCGCGTGAAGCACGGTTGTGTGATCTCTGTTGCCGAAACGGCGGC from the Roseibium sp. HPY-6 genome contains:
- a CDS encoding AAA family ATPase, whose translation is MIEQPVTFALPVPWETQQFTIERFGDVSFFVGPNGSGKSRFSETLNAVLPNARMLGTDRLERMSVTGLSNFFGDNLKTGLQKNHFQHFRTAGRQGSGIDTFIILEERPDIRVIVEATLSSLFGREIVLEWDSGNLVPKARLARTGAYYRMDRDECHGIRELLVLLTHLHNDEHQFLIVDEPELNLHPQFQSFFVQEVRKVAGTHEPGTSRKGIILITHSPFILDLRSVDDMQTIVCFSTDHSPPKYIGALAEAERARFASLVPRLNVHHKQLFFSDNPIFVEGVFDAQIIEAIQERRNTSITAAGSCLIDVGGCEEVTKYVELCRHYGKNAYFLFDLDSLFLGSLRRCIREDGSIAEFLASLGLGADFAAYCGALDRELTDAVRTIEGSDNAVGVIETLQNYFRSITEDNKKLKRQRVAVLIEMAADRDAIVALLTEPVVASIEGRLSQIRAALRTKNIFLLGGGALEHYLPSYSGERYDLTDSAKKVAVMDEVALLASGAIDDNLEDRYGELFQCIAALPAKPAVDTERVLRAYVGDYIHELQGIVVGKANWDKAQIEAHFTMAQSGIAKLITLEEFERRGEREFNAILKISGPKELRVDISHETNAGMHSFTFRSEPAAEPDAAPGPVAVR
- a CDS encoding DUF3800 domain-containing protein; the protein is MDLLIRCRKADVGMLNSICCEKNLLRQAERAYHSHMAYLYLDDSKHHRFGFSLAAFVICEADPSGYLSSVFRERRFNPKEFEYKSSAKMAGDNRLRDLRDAMKYYVGRHCKVAVCVVNGDNRLGPAALRLLSLALTHPSLEGQDHEVFFDEGLFKSPKSAADLAAKEAKLARCNFHFEQDSKKHLGIQLADLVAHTCSTILLETLGHVTKKVVLDTPGDSIYDSQEVKLGFEMWAGIRYAFLARNKQLLSDDIDPAMVDVCPWGLFVDESASEQVSEAAMQRFGENYLGCIH
- the gyrB gene encoding DNA topoisomerase (ATP-hydrolyzing) subunit B, with protein sequence MSDTSTSEPNPTPETENGTEYGADSIKVLKGLDAVRKRPGMYIGDTDDGSGLHHMVYEVVDNAIDEALAGHADHVTVTLNPDGSVTVSDNGRGIPTDMHPEEGVSAAEVIMTQLHAGGKFDQNSYKVSGGLHGVGVSVVNALSNRLDLRIWRDDKEHFMTFAHGEAQGALEVVGPANGKKGTEVTFQPSAETFSKTEFDFNTLEHRLRELAFLNSGVRIILTDKRGVEDVVEELFYEGGLEAFVRYLDRAKHPLIEEPITMKAEKDGITVEAAMWWNDSYHEHVLCFTNNIPQRDGGTHLAGFRAALTRQVTGYAESTGLMKKEKVSLSGDDCREGLTCVLSVKVPDPKFSSQTKDKLVSSEVRPVVENLISQNLNDWLEENPAPAKAIVSKVVEAASAREAARKARELTRRKGALDIASLPGKLADCQERDASKAELFLVEGDSAGGSAKQGRHRENQAVLPLRGKILNVERARFDKMLSSNEIGTLITALGTGIGKEEFNIEKLRYHKIIIMTDADVDGAHIRTLLLTFFFRQMPDLIENGYVYIAQPPLYKVKRGHSEQYLKDQQALEDYLIAQGLDETTLTLANGEVRMGQDLQNVVQTARKIAEIFDGLHSRYNRDVVEQAAIAGALTAEILDDREKAAEAAAYIARRMDILADEFERGWTGEAQDDGSLVFRRTVRGVEEAATIDAALLDSADARRLAAHAEHLNEVYGKAAVLRRKDVPTEIRGPRALLDHVYTFGQKGISLQRYKGLGEMNPEQLWETTLDPNVRSLLQVKVKEADDADDIFTKLMGDEVDPRREFIQDNALTVANLDI
- the recF gene encoding DNA replication/repair protein RecF encodes the protein MSEFRTAQLTRLSLTDFRNYTQLTMPIAANMVAFVGANGAGKTNILEAISFLTAGRGLRRAALADAARSGGSGNWSVAATVLLDGLETKIGTGLVAGVSGRKVRIDGQEVRGSDALLDYMRVLWLVPAMDGLFTGSGSDRRRFLDRLTLAIDPAHGRRVADFENALRQRNRLLDQGGADAYLSALEQQVADVGTAVSIARQETVGLLSRTIEDQAAQSLPFPHAALTLEGAFETETSGLSAADREERYRQLLSDGRARDRAAGRTLNGPHLSDLKVRHAAKDMPASQSSTGEQKALLIGLILAHAELTAKVSGMTPVLLLDEVAAHLDPNRRAALFSKLSSLGGQVFMTGTDEALFEALPPASEIIEISAGTSRQIRGPQTP
- the dnaN gene encoding DNA polymerase III subunit beta, with amino-acid sequence MKATLERTDLLKSLTHVHRVVERRNTIPILSNVLLRADGSAINLKATDLDLEIVETVPAMIEMPGATTVPAHMFYDIVRKLPEGSQVVLETTGDNSTLEIRAGRSKFTLQMLPETDFPDLTAGDFSHGFSLSAADIRKLIDTTQFAISTEETRYYLNGIYLHTVDAGSGQQFRAVATDGHRLAQAEVPAPQGASGMPGIIVPRKTVGEIQKLLEDPEANVQIELSDTKIRITTGSVVLTSKLIDGTFPDYGRVIPQGNDKEMRVDRDEFKEAVDRVSTISSERGRAVKLALNEGRMVLTVNNPDSGSATEELAVEFDADPLEIGFNSRYLLDIANQLSSDTALFRLADSGSPTLIQDNTVDDCLFVLMPMRV